The genomic DNA ACATCTTAATGGAAATAACCAATGATTATTGCTAAAAACATACAAAAACGTTACGGGGATGTTGAAATTTTAAAAGGGGTGGATCTCCACATTCAAAAGGGGGAAATTGTTGCCATTGTAGGGCCTTCTGGTGCAGGAAAAACTACCCTGCTCCAAATTTTAGGGACTTTGGATACACCTACGAACTCTTCTGAATACCAACTGCGTATCAATAATCGCCCTTTAAAAAATTTGCCTGACTCAAAGCTGTCTTCTTTTAGAAATAAGCATATTGGTTTTATTTTTCAATTCCACCAGTTATTGCCTGAGTTTACGGCTTTGGAAAATGTTTGTATTCCTGCCTTTATCCACGGAGTTTCCAAATCAGAAGCTACCCAAAGAGCAAAGGAGTTGTTGGATTTCTTAGGCTTGTCGCATCGCTATCATCATAAACCCAATATGCTTTCTGGAGGAGAGCAACAACGGGTAGCGGTTGCAAGGGCTTTGGTAAATGCTCCTGCTGTTATTTTTGCTGATGAACCTAGTGGAAATCTTGATTCTACTTCGGCTAAAAACCTACACGAGCTGTTTTTTCAACTTAGAGATCAATTCGACCAAACGTTTGTTATTGTTACCCATAATGAGGAACTCGCTGGAATGGCGGATAGGAAACTAGTGATGAAAGATGGTCGTATTGTATAAGTTTACTTTTTTGATACGTTAATAACGATGAAGTTTGCAGATATAAAAATGTTTTTGGATGAAAAAGTAGCGTTGTATAACCACCCTACTTTTATTGAAAGTGACCCGATTCAAATTCCACATCAATTTTCTAAGAAAGAGGATATTGAAATTGCTGGTTTTTTGGCGGCTACCATTGCTTGGGGCAATCGTGCCATGATTATTAAAAATGCAAATCGGATGATGGAGCTTATGGACCGTGCTCCTTTTGATTTTATTTTGCATCATCAAGAAAAGGATTTACAGGCTTTTGAGGGCTTTGTACATAGAACTTTTAATGCCATTGACTTGAAGTTGTTTGTGCGCTCTTTAAAGCATATATATACCCGTTATCAGGGATTGGAAGCGGCATTGGCTATTGAGGATGGAACAACGGATTATAAAACGGCGATTCATCGTTTTAAACAGGTCTTTTTTGAGGTGCCGCATGAAGCTAGAACCCTTAAACATGTTTCGGATCCATTAAAAAATTCTGCTTCTAAACGTATAAATATGTTTTTGCGTTGGATGGTAAGAGAGGATAAGTCAGGGGTTGATTTTGGGATTTGGAAACAGCATCGTCCTGCGCATTTATCTTGTCCTTTAGATGTGCATTCTGGAAATGTTGCTAGAAAATTGGGGCTGTTAACTCGAAAGCAAAATGATTGGAAAGCTTTAATGGAATTGGATGCTTCTTTAAGAAGTTTTGACCCAAAAGACCCTGTAAAATATGATTTTGCCTTGTTTGGCTTGGGGGTTTTTGAAAAGTTTTAGAGCAAGGTTAATAGCCTCCTTCATAAGCTGCTAATGGCAAATGTCAATTTCAATAAAAATTAATCATAAAAAATGCCAATCCTGTTTTAAAACGTAAAATTCATATATTGGGATTAATATTTAGTTCGAAAAAGAGGAAGCTTACATTATAGTACATAGATGTTTAATTCTTCGCAATCGTGCTCATTGCCAAAAATGAATACTTCATCTCTCATAGGTATTTTTATTTCCCTAATTTTCCTGTTTATTCGTTCAAAGCATAAATGAATTTCTAAGTATCCATCAAGTAAGAATATTTTTTTTATCTTTTCCAAATACGCGCTTGCTACTAGTGCTTCGTTAATTTGATCTACTTTTTCTTCTCCTAAATATTCTATGTATTTCAAGTATTCATTAAGTATAGTTTCATAATTAAATAGACCAACTCCGTTAAATAATTCTTTCTGATAGTCAAATTTTAGATATTCTTGCCCCGAAAGAAGTTTATATTTATAATTACGATCATCAAAACCACAAAAACAAGCTTCAGGGTAATAATCATGTTCTAAAAATAGTAAATTAAGTTTGAAATTATTTCTTTCTTCCGGAATATCAAGAGCAATGTTCGTAAGATTATCTATCATTTGCTGTTCTATATTTTCTTGAATTCTTTTTTTATCTCGATTTTGAAGTTCTTTAATTAAATTCTGTATCTCGGAATGAAGCTTGTTATTATTCAATAATTCTGTCAATTCTCTTTTCAAATCTTCTTTAAGACTCTTAATATCAACACCATAACTTGGAAGCCAAGTAATATTTTCAAAGTTATTCAATTCTTGTTGAACTGCTTTTTGAAAAGAAAATTCATTATTAAACAGTCTAAATGAATTATCTAGATGGAATTTTAAATTTTCTTTTATTGCTTTATTTTTATTCATTATCCCGTATTGCTACTAACGTTCTCAGCTATGATTTCGTTGTGGAATCATCCGCAGGATTATTCCGCTTGGAGACCAGCTGTTGATTAATACTTTTATTTTGGTGTGTCACAAAACCACAATGAATTATAGCCATTGTGCCTGTTGGACAACTCGAAGATATAGAATAATTGTTTATCTTAGTTTATGCAAGGCAAGAAGATCTACCAAGAGAAATTATTTCACAACTTTCAATGAAGTGACCGAGTAGCTAAAACAAACTTTTATAAGCGTTTGGCAGCAGTTTTAAATTTAGATTATTTGTATTCATCTACCCAAGTGGACTACCTAATAAATTTGGGACACTAACACAGTTCATGGGGTTACAAAAATAAATACTATTGGTTTCATACGAGCAGATAAGGTAATGCATATGGCTGCCATCGCTTATAACCTAAAGAAGTACTTAAATTTTATAACAAAAAAGGTAAAAAGTGACCATAGAGTATCATTTTTGATTTTATTCGATACAAACGTCTTTAAAAATAAACAGCGGTTGGTTTTGAGCTCATTCTATTTTAGTTTTTGAAGGCCTCCTAAAAAAAACAAAAGCCCTAAAAAGGGCTTGGTTTTATATCTATTTTCGTAAAATTATAGGCTTGTGCAACGGTTACCGTTGTTGTGTGTAGGTTATTTTCGAGGTAAAAAGAAACCTTTGATACAGTTCATGTTTCTAATACAGATTTGGATATGACTTTTTTTCTGAACTCCAGCTCCAGGAAATGCAGGTCCTCCTTCTGTGAAAACACCTCTAGCCGAGTCAAACTCTTTTATTGAAGTGTTTTTGTCATTTTTTATTTCTTCTTTTATTTTTTGATGTAGGTATTGAATGACAGCACAGTCTAATTCTCTAATCAGCAAGTCTTTATGCTTATCTTCTTTAACGTCCTTATTCTTAGGTAACTCTTTACCAATAGACGAAAAATCCTTTTCCATCAATTTATAATAAATTGAAAGCATTTTTATGAATTCACTATCAATTAAATCTAAGCAGTAATCTAGGGTAAAAACAACTCCAATAACCGAAGCTTTTTTTATTTTTCCTCTTTTTTGTTTGTCTTTAGCCCATTCTAAGGCTCTGTCATAGTTGTTTTCCCAAACATAAAATCCATGTCCTAGCCAATCAAAAGGTTTTTCACTAATTTTTACATTTTTAGGTTTTGTGAGAAGTTCATCTCTAGCAGATTCGTCACAGCCGTGAAATCCAATTAAAATGCTAGACCTTGAACTATACATTTATTCAGCAACAGAAAGTACTCTTTCTAAATTAGGAAAAGATTTAGTCATTTTCCCTTTTTTAGTTATAATACCTGCTGAACTTAAAGAAGCTATAGCTGCCTCCTTAGAAGTTTGTTCCTTTTTTAATTTTGCTGCCAAAGCAACAAGTAATGATGTTTGTTCTTTTTTCATACGAAATAAATTACAATTCAAATATACAAAAATTATTCGATTATTCTCTAAACGTTCTGTAAGTTTGTACACAACGTTCTCGGCTATGAGTAGTTGTGTGAATTTAGGAATAAATTTTCTAAGAAAAAACTTAGGATTGAAAATCGGCGAGGATTTTATAAGTAGTATAGCTATAAGTTACCCTAAAAACCGAACTGTTTATAAGTATAAAAAAGTCGCTTAAATAAATTTGGGACTAATTTCATCAAGCTGCTTTGTTACAACTCCTTCTTATTTTGACTTCCATTTTTAAAGGAGAAATATACCCTAGGCTAGCGTGAAGTCTTTCATTGTTATACCAATTTATATAATCTTTAATCCTGTTTTAAAACGTAAAATTCATATGTTGGGATTAATATTTAGTTCGAAAAAGAGGAAGCTTACATTACCATCCAAATTTTGTTTTTTCTTTCAAACCTCTAACTTCCCAATCGTTTAAACTAATGGTATTTGTTTTGTAAAAATCTCTGCTTTTAGTAAGATTACCAAAACCTGGTCCAGTATATCCATAATCAGAAGGATTATGCGTATAAACAACTCTATCAGCAATGATTAACTCGTAAGCAGGAAAATCATTATGCCAACCTTTTACTTCTATGTTAATAGATTTATTAGATAAGTTTTTAAAAAGTTCGATTCCTAATTCAAAATCAATATTAGGAGAAAAAGGTTCTGCAAAAGGATAACCAGCAGAAGCAGAAACCTTGATTTTTGTGGTGTCATTTCCTTTATCAGAAAAAGAATGCCTTTTTGAATTACTAATTGATATATCTAAAGGGGCTTCGTCTGAACGGTCAGAATGTAACTCACTACAAACGCCAATATACATGTCTTTGTTTGATGCACGAGGCGTATCGTCATAAAAAGGAATCCGTTTTATATATGCTTTTACTTGATGGCTTAAGCCTGAGTGCTGGGTATTGTTATCACCCTGCTTCTTATGTCGTTTATGTTTAAACAACTCGCTTTCAGAATTATAATTTCCAATTTTAGTTAAATCAATTTCTGCATTTATTGCTAATCGAGTGCTATGCTCGCTATGATGATGAAACATTTCAACATTGTCAGTTGCATAATAATTAGACAAAGAACCTGGTTCAGGAAGCCAAGTATGTTTTTCAATATCAAAACTACTTAATTGTCTTATAAACTCTTCTTTGTTGTCAAGTAACTTAAAACGATTTGTATTTTCAAAATAACTTAATAGAGGTTTGCCAAGTGACTTGGGTATAAATGCCTGAAATTTTATTGAAAGTGGAAACATTTTTTCTGTTTTTTACAAATTATTATAACGATTAAATTTTTCATTGAATACGTGTGTAGGTTCCTCTATGTAAAAATTAGATTTTTTCTGTTTTTTGTGCATCCAAATATCTTTTTCCTTTTTGTTCATAAAAAAATAGTTGTAATGTTTTTTATTGGTCACAGTAAAAATAATGATGGGGTCGTATTGATATCTAGATTCTGAAAAAAATACACATATCCCTTTATTACTTTCATATGTAGCGTATTTACCATCAGCATCTTTAATAATTTCATTATCTAAATCATTTTCATAATAAATTTTTAGTCCACCTTTATTTTGATAATTTTGTTTGACTCCTAGAAACGGGATAGCATTATTATGAAATTTAAATTGGGTTTTGGCAATACCTGTCGTATCTACTTTTATTATTCGGGAAGCTCCTATTCCTAAAAATCCTCCAGTCCATTTTTCTTTTTGTCCATTAGGTCTGTCATACTGTATCGCAACAATACCTTCATAATTTTGGGGAAGAATAATAGTTTGTTTATAAGGTCTCCAAACATACCAAGAAGCTAATAATACATAGATAAATGGTAAAATAACTAAACTAAAATCCCAAAGTTGTAATTGCTGTTTCGTTAATTTTGTTTCTATTCTATTTTTCTTATAGACCGTTTTTAAGATAAAATAAATTAGAAGTAATGCTATTCCAATTATAGATATTCTCCATAGGTTCGTGAATATAAAACTAATCATCAGTAAAAAACCAAATACTGTATAATATATCCCTATGTTTCTTAGTCTTTTCATTTTGCTTGTTTTGAACTCAGTTTTTTTTATAGTAGCCAACGTTCTCGGCTATTAGTTTTTGCGTGAATTTAGGAATAAATTTTCTAAGAAAAAACTTGGGATTGAAAATCGGGGAGGATTTTATAAGTAGTATAGCTATAAGTCACCCTACAAACCGAACTGTTTAAATGTATAAAAAAGTCGCTTAAATAAATTTGGGACTAATTTCATCAAGCTGCTTTGTTACAACTCCTTCTTATTTTGACTTCCATTTTTAAAGGAGAAATATACCCTAGGCTAGCGTGAAGTCTTTCATTGTTATACCAATTTATATAATCTTTAATCCTGTTTTAAAACGTAAAATTCATATGTTGGGATTAATATTCAGTTCGAAAAAGAGGAAGCTTACAAAATGCTTGAAATTTTATTGAAAGTGGAAACATAGCTCAGTTTTTATGGTAGTACTCTTGTAATTTATAATATTGATTATATTCATTCTTTAGTTTGTGAACATTGAAAAATGTACCAAGTATAGGTTCATGATTATATTTAACTTTATATTCATTAATCATTTCTTCTTCACTCATAAAATAATTATTATAATTTTTAGACTTTGTAATTACAAAAATAATTAATGGATACTTCGTATGTCCTGTAAAATATATATTTGGGTCCTCTATGTTTTGATTTTTATAAATTTGATATTTACCATCAGCATCTTTAATAATTTCATTATCTAAATCATTTTCATAATAAATTTTTAGTCCACCTTTATTTTGATAATTTTGTTTGACTCCTAGAAACGGGATAGCATTATTATGAAATTTAAATTGGGTTTTGGCAATACCTGTCGTATCTACTTTTATTATTCGGGAAGCTCCTATTCCTAAAAATCCTCCAGTCCATTTTTCTTTTTGTCCATTAGATCTGTCATACTGTATCGCAACAATACCTTCATAATTTTGGGGAAGAATAATAGTTTGTTTATAAGGTCTCCAAACATACCAAGAAGCTAATAATACATAGATAAATGGTAAAATAACTAAACTAAAATCCCAAAGTTGTAATTGCTGTTTCGTTAATTTTGTTTCTATTCTATTTTTCTTATAGACCGTTTTTAAGATAAAATAAATTAGAAGTAATGCTATTCCAATTATAGATATTCTCCATAGGTTCGTGAATATAAAACTAATCATCAGTAAAAAACCAAATACTGTATAATATATCCCTATGTTTCTTAGTCTTTTCATTTTGCTTGTTTTGAACTCAGTTTTTTTTATAGTAGCCAACGTTCTCGGCTATTAGTTTTTGCGTGAATTTAGGAATAAATTTTCTAAGAAAAAACTTGGGATTGAAAATCGGGGAGGATTTTATAAGTAGTATAGCTATAAGTTACCCTACAAACCGAACTGTTTAAATGTATAAAAAAGTCGCTTAAATAAATTTGGGACTAATTTCATCAAGCTGCTTTGTTACAACTCCTTCTTATTTTGACTTCCATTTTTAAAGGAGAAATATACCCTAGGCTAGCGTGAAGTCTTTCATTGTTATACCAATTTATATAATCTTCAATCCTGTTTTAAAACGTAAAATTCATATGTTGGGATTAATAATCAGTTCGAAAAAGAGGAAGCCTGCAAAATGCTTGAAATTTTATTGAAAGTGGAAGCATTTGTTGTATTTATTTTGTTGATTCTTTATATTGATTATCTAATTTATAGTATTTCGCATATTTTTGATTTAATTCATGTTTATCTGGAGGATAATTTTTATAAGGATTTTTATTATATTTTTCTTGGAGATTCTTTTTTTCATCTTTACTCATAAAGTAATTACGATAAAGTTTAGGTTTTGTAATTACAAAAATCATTAATGGGTAATAATCGAATCCTGTAAAATAAACATATTCTTTATTAATATTATTCTTCCATTCAAAATCAGAAGCTTTATTAATTTCATTCCTTAAATTATTCTTATAATAAATTTTTAGTCCACCTTTATTTTGATAATTTTGTTTGACTCCTAGAAACGGGATAGCATTATTATGAAATTTAAATTGGGTTTTGGCAATACCTGTCGTATCTACTTTTATTATTCGGGAAGCTCCTATTCCTAAAAACCCCCCAGTCCATTTTTCTTTTTGCCCATTAGGTCTGTCATACTGTATCGCAACAACACCTTCATAATTTTGGGGAAGAATAATAGTTTGTTTATAAGGTCTCCAAACATACCAAGAAGCTAATAATACATAGATAAATGGTAAAATAACTAAACTAAAATCCCAAAGTTGTAATTGCTGTTTCGTTAATTTTGTTTCTATTCTATTTTTCTTATAGACCGTTTTTAAGATAAAATAAATTAGAAGTAATGCTATTCCAATTATAGATATTCTCCATAGGTTCGTGAATATAAAACTAATCATCAGTAAAAAACCAAATACTGTATAATATATCCCTATGTTTCTTAGTCTTTTCATTTTGCTTGTTTTAAACTCAGTTTTTTTAAATAGTAGCCAACGTTCTCGGCTATTAGTTTTTGCGTGAATTTAGGAATAAATTTTCTAAGAAAAAACTTGGGATTGAAAATCGGGGAGGATTTTATAAGTAGTATAGCTATAAGTTACCCTACAAACCGAACTGTTTAAAAGTATAAAAAAGTCGCTTAAATAAATAGTTCCAAATTTATTAGGTAGTCCATTCCTTATCCAAAACAATTACACCAACAGGGAGTTTTGAAAAGTTTTAGAGCGAGTTTAATAGCCCCCTTCATAAGGTGCTAGTGGCAAACTGTTTAAGGTATTTCGATGCATTCTCC from Tenacibaculum maritimum NCIMB 2154 includes the following:
- a CDS encoding TIGR02757 family protein, whose amino-acid sequence is MKFADIKMFLDEKVALYNHPTFIESDPIQIPHQFSKKEDIEIAGFLAATIAWGNRAMIIKNANRMMELMDRAPFDFILHHQEKDLQAFEGFVHRTFNAIDLKLFVRSLKHIYTRYQGLEAALAIEDGTTDYKTAIHRFKQVFFEVPHEARTLKHVSDPLKNSASKRINMFLRWMVREDKSGVDFGIWKQHRPAHLSCPLDVHSGNVARKLGLLTRKQNDWKALMELDASLRSFDPKDPVKYDFALFGLGVFEKF
- a CDS encoding IS3 family transposase, translating into MEDYINWYNNERLHASLGYISPLKMEVKIRRSCNKAA
- a CDS encoding IS3 family transposase, translated to MKDYINWYNNERLHASLGYISPLKMEVKIRRSCNKAA
- a CDS encoding ABC transporter ATP-binding protein, with translation MIIAKNIQKRYGDVEILKGVDLHIQKGEIVAIVGPSGAGKTTLLQILGTLDTPTNSSEYQLRINNRPLKNLPDSKLSSFRNKHIGFIFQFHQLLPEFTALENVCIPAFIHGVSKSEATQRAKELLDFLGLSHRYHHKPNMLSGGEQQRVAVARALVNAPAVIFADEPSGNLDSTSAKNLHELFFQLRDQFDQTFVIVTHNEELAGMADRKLVMKDGRIV